In Bradyrhizobium sp. 200, the sequence CCGCGGCAGCATTGTCGGCGCGGGATCGGTCATCACCGAAGGCAAGGAATATCCCGAATACTCGCTGATCATCGGCTCGCCCGCGCGCGTCATTCGCACACTGACGCCCGAGCAGGTGACGGCGATGGGAAGTGCCGCGAAGTTCTACGCGCTCAACGGTCCGCGATTCAAGAATGGTTTGAAGAAGATCGGTTGACGACGAGAGCCTCGCTCCTCCGGTTTCATTCCGGGAACTTCAATCGAAGGAACGACCGATTGGGCGCAGGTTCCATCGTGCGGGTGCCAGCGCCCTCCGTAATACTACCGGTTGCGAACTTAATCCTGTGATAGTGCTGGCCGGCTACGCTCCAGTCCTTCTGGAGTAATGAATATAATGGATGCAGGTTTCAATTCCGGACCCCGCTCCCGCCGGAGGCCGGATCGATGAGAAGATTGATGACTGGGCTCGTCGGTTGGACGAGAGATCTCAGCGTTACCGAGAAAATCTACGGCATCGCTGCCGGATTGATGGTCGTCACCATCGTTCTGATGGTGATGTCGATCCAATCGGTGCGGCTGCAAACCGGATATCGGCATCTGCAGGGGTCGTCGGCTCAGGCCGCGACCAATGTCGGGCGGGTCAACGGCCTGATCTACGCCATCGTCATGGAATCGCGGGGCATCTACATGTCCACCGAGCGGACGAAGGTGAAGCAGTACGCCGACGAACTGCTCAAGCGTAACCGCGAACTGGCCAGCGTGATGGAGCGGTGGAAGGAAACGGTTCGCGCCGACGACGCGGAACAGTTTTCGGCCTTCAAAAAGCGGATCGACCAATTCATCGAGTTTCGCAGGGAACTGGTACGGCGTGCGGTCGAGATAAGTCCGGCGGCAGGCCGGGAATGGGGCGATAACGACGCCAACCGCGCATTGCGAACCCAGCTCAACGTCGATCTCGAGGCGCTGGCGCGGATCTACAATGAGCGCACCGTCGAGGCGTCGGAACTCGGCGATCAGGGCCGCTATGCGGCCTGGTATCTGTTGGCGCTCGGGCTCGGCGCGCTGATATTTGCCGCACTCAACGTGCTCGTGATGAGGCGGTCCGTCGTCGGGCCGCTGCATGAAATCACCGAAGCGACCGACCGGATCGCTGCAGGCAACATCAATTGCCGGATTCCGCATTACGCCCGCGCCGACGAGATCGGGAATCTCGCCTATGCCGTGCAGAATTTTCGCGACGCCGTGAGCCGCAACGTCGAGCTCGAGGAGCTCGGACTCGGTATGGCAAAGCAGCGCGACGCAGCCATGGATGAGCGCGACAAATATTCCGACAAGTACCAGGCCACCAAATGGCAATTAGCGGCGGCAATCAACAGCATGCCGCAGGGCCTGATCATGCTTGACAGCAAGGCGCAGGTGCTGGCGCTGAACGACCAGTATCGAAAGCTCTACGGCCTGCCGTCGAAGATCAAGGCGGGCTCGTCGCTGGAGGAGATCCTGCAGCATCGGGTCGACAGCGGACTGTTTGAAGGCAACATCAAGCAATATCTCGCTGCAATTCTC encodes:
- a CDS encoding PAS-domain containing protein; this translates as MTGLVGWTRDLSVTEKIYGIAAGLMVVTIVLMVMSIQSVRLQTGYRHLQGSSAQAATNVGRVNGLIYAIVMESRGIYMSTERTKVKQYADELLKRNRELASVMERWKETVRADDAEQFSAFKKRIDQFIEFRRELVRRAVEISPAAGREWGDNDANRALRTQLNVDLEALARIYNERTVEASELGDQGRYAAWYLLALGLGALIFAALNVLVMRRSVVGPLHEITEATDRIAAGNINCRIPHYARADEIGNLAYAVQNFRDAVSRNVELEELGLGMAKQRDAAMDERDKYSDKYQATKWQLAAAINSMPQGLIMLDSKAQVLALNDQYRKLYGLPSKIKAGSSLEEILQHRVDSGLFEGNIKQYLAAILDRIAKRQPTSYEINLSDSRVIKIHERPMDGGGWVSVQEDITAQRKGQKVLERTEEFLVAIVENIPEGILVKDARNLRYLFVNKAAEEMIGMSRGEIMGKTPRELFPPSAAELIEKRDRQLLERKQQLEAIVDTVDNPVKGRRTIAVRRLQIGGPDRESHLFVSMIEDRTGQTEVAAQTEVAA